The Pyrococcus horikoshii OT3 genome includes a window with the following:
- a CDS encoding dipeptidase codes for MIFDAHSDLPTYVYEEREKGRTRVLESNFEKFFTGISARVMSVWSRPEKKPIILRYALEAYNRLFKDVSESEKLVIVGTVKEMEDAIKDGKVALWLGMEGGEPIESLDILEIFHSIGLRVLTLTWSLRNQIGDGVFERTRGGLTNFGAEVVGKCEELGIIIDLSHINEQGFWDVLDITGFPVIASHSNAKSLCDNPRNLTDEQIKAIAERDGVIGAVAIPAFVDKDNPTLEKYVKHIEYMVDLVGYKHVGIGFDFVYYLPGWSGKSVEGLEDESKIPDLIKALEENFSEKEVKGITFENFKRVFERVVG; via the coding sequence ATGATATTCGATGCTCACTCAGACTTGCCAACTTACGTATATGAGGAAAGGGAGAAGGGAAGGACTAGAGTCCTCGAAAGCAATTTCGAAAAGTTCTTTACTGGGATCTCGGCTAGGGTTATGAGCGTCTGGAGCAGGCCGGAGAAGAAACCGATAATACTTAGGTACGCCTTGGAGGCATATAACAGGCTGTTCAAGGATGTTAGTGAAAGCGAAAAACTCGTGATAGTTGGTACCGTTAAAGAGATGGAAGATGCAATAAAAGACGGTAAAGTAGCCCTTTGGCTTGGGATGGAAGGAGGGGAACCCATAGAGAGTCTAGACATACTGGAGATATTCCACTCGATTGGATTGAGAGTCTTAACCTTAACTTGGAGCTTAAGGAATCAAATAGGGGATGGTGTCTTTGAAAGAACTAGAGGAGGGTTAACCAACTTTGGAGCTGAAGTCGTTGGAAAGTGCGAAGAGCTTGGGATAATCATAGATCTAAGCCACATAAATGAGCAGGGGTTCTGGGATGTTCTAGACATTACGGGCTTCCCCGTGATAGCTTCCCATTCGAATGCTAAATCCCTTTGCGATAACCCCAGGAATTTAACAGATGAGCAGATAAAAGCTATTGCTGAGAGAGATGGGGTGATAGGGGCTGTGGCTATTCCAGCCTTCGTCGACAAAGATAATCCAACCCTTGAAAAGTACGTTAAGCATATAGAGTACATGGTGGATCTTGTCGGTTACAAGCACGTGGGAATAGGCTTCGACTTCGTCTACTACCTCCCAGGATGGAGTGGAAAGAGCGTTGAAGGACTTGAGGATGAATCTAAGATACCGGATCTAATAAAGGCCCTAGAGGAGAATTTCAGTGAGAAGGAGGTAAAAGGTATAACATTTGAAAACTTCAAGAGGGTATTCGAGAGGGTAGTTGGGTGA
- a CDS encoding class I SAM-dependent methyltransferase: MLYFITFREARVLLKSRDLALINVDLMKTGKKIRVRVSKDYVEFPDGSRVKKEIIKRIAEDEGNVYFVRDGEVFKAAIAGEHFYKLVPTIPPTIEINGIRMHRTKGTDPLKDTIAKVNTVKPREGEVVLDTCMGLGYTAIESAKRGARVITIEKDPNVIELAKINPWSRELFESPKIKILQGDSFDLIKKFEDESFDVIIHDPPRFSLAGELYSEEFYMEMFRVLKPGGRLFHYVGNPGKRYRGLDLQKGVMERLRRVGFMKVRRVQEALGVFALKPSLE, from the coding sequence ATGCTCTACTTTATAACTTTTAGAGAAGCAAGGGTACTGCTAAAGTCAAGAGATTTAGCCCTTATTAATGTGGACTTAATGAAAACAGGAAAAAAGATTAGGGTTAGAGTCAGCAAAGATTACGTTGAATTCCCGGACGGCTCCAGAGTTAAGAAGGAGATTATAAAAAGGATAGCAGAAGATGAGGGGAACGTTTATTTCGTAAGGGATGGGGAAGTTTTCAAAGCGGCCATAGCCGGTGAACATTTCTACAAGCTAGTTCCAACGATTCCCCCCACAATTGAGATTAATGGGATAAGGATGCACAGGACTAAGGGTACGGATCCGTTGAAGGATACCATAGCTAAAGTAAACACCGTGAAGCCGAGGGAAGGGGAAGTAGTCCTAGATACGTGCATGGGTCTAGGGTATACAGCTATAGAATCGGCTAAAAGGGGAGCGAGAGTAATAACGATAGAGAAAGATCCCAACGTAATTGAACTAGCTAAGATAAATCCGTGGAGTAGGGAACTCTTTGAATCTCCAAAAATAAAGATTTTACAAGGAGATTCTTTTGATTTAATTAAGAAGTTTGAAGATGAGTCTTTTGACGTTATAATTCACGACCCACCCAGGTTCTCACTAGCCGGCGAACTCTACAGTGAAGAATTCTATATGGAAATGTTTCGGGTCTTAAAGCCAGGGGGTAGATTGTTCCATTACGTTGGTAACCCTGGGAAGAGGTACAGGGGGTTAGACCTTCAGAAGGGAGTGATGGAAAGGTTGAGGAGGGTAGGATTCATGAAAGTGAGGAGGGTTCAAGAGGCCCTGGGAGTATTTGCATTAAAGCCCAGTCTAGAATGA